A section of the Stenotrophomonas acidaminiphila genome encodes:
- a CDS encoding phage tail protein gives MTTPYVGEIRMFGFGSRGAPVGWQACDGSLLSIAEYEVLFALIGTIYGGDGQVTFAVPDLRGRLPIHQGQGPGMSNYVIGQRAGTETVTVLSAQMPAHTHWLVATTGTANAPTPGSGVLPGAISGETFYASDITGATVLPMSAQSTGVAGGSQPHENCMPTLAVQYCIATQGIFPSQG, from the coding sequence ATGACTACCCCTTACGTCGGCGAGATCCGCATGTTCGGTTTCGGCAGCCGAGGCGCCCCCGTTGGCTGGCAGGCCTGCGACGGCAGCCTGCTGTCGATCGCGGAGTACGAGGTCCTGTTCGCCCTGATCGGCACCATCTATGGCGGCGACGGCCAGGTTACCTTCGCGGTGCCCGACCTGCGTGGTCGACTGCCGATCCACCAGGGACAGGGGCCCGGCATGAGCAACTACGTCATCGGCCAGCGGGCCGGTACCGAGACGGTGACCGTTCTGTCCGCCCAGATGCCCGCGCACACCCACTGGCTGGTGGCAACGACCGGCACGGCCAATGCCCCGACGCCGGGCAGCGGCGTGCTGCCCGGTGCAATCAGCGGCGAGACCTTCTATGCGTCGGACATCACTGGCGCAACGGTACTGCCGATGTCCGCGCAATCGACGGGCGTGGCGGGAGGCAGTCAGCCGCATGAGAACTGCATGCCCACGCTGGCGGTGCAGTACTGCATTGCCACCCAAGGCATATTCCCTTCGCAGGGTTGA
- a CDS encoding microcystin-dependent protein, giving the protein MTEPFIGEIQLFGFNFNPRNWAYCNGATLPISQNTALFSLLGTTYGGNGQTTFQLPNFAGRAGCQQGNGPGLTPRSLGETFGVNMVTLTNNEIPQHVHGINGYLPTDASKKSGAPVANGGLSQPAATINKPFNSGNPNTTFAPNMISPSAGGGQPHQNQQPYLGVNFCIALQGNYPPFP; this is encoded by the coding sequence ATGACCGAACCCTTCATCGGCGAAATCCAGCTGTTTGGATTCAACTTCAACCCGCGCAACTGGGCGTACTGCAATGGCGCCACCCTGCCGATCTCGCAGAACACCGCGCTGTTCTCGCTGCTGGGCACCACCTATGGCGGCAACGGCCAGACCACTTTCCAGTTGCCCAACTTCGCCGGCCGTGCCGGCTGCCAGCAGGGCAACGGTCCCGGCCTGACGCCACGCTCACTGGGTGAGACCTTCGGCGTCAACATGGTGACGCTGACCAACAACGAGATCCCGCAACACGTCCACGGCATCAACGGTTACCTGCCCACGGATGCGAGCAAGAAAAGCGGCGCTCCGGTTGCGAACGGCGGCCTGTCGCAACCCGCGGCAACGATCAACAAGCCGTTCAACTCCGGCAATCCCAACACCACCTTCGCTCCCAACATGATCAGCCCGAGCGCGGGTGGCGGCCAGCCACACCAGAACCAGCAACCGTACCTCGGGGTGAACTTCTGCATCGCGCTGCAAGGCAACTACCCTCCCTTCCCCTGA
- a CDS encoding GNAT family N-acetyltransferase, producing MQIPEALAARGFSLRALHDGDLPWLRDLYASTRAEEMAPVPWPDATKRAFLDQQFDLQHRHYLAHYGDADFLALERDGHGPVGRCYLLRAAPDHVLVDISLFPAQRGTGLGGAMIRHSQREAAALGRGMRLHVLQANPGARRLYERLGFVVEGEAGTYQAMHWSPVPG from the coding sequence ATGCAGATTCCCGAAGCACTGGCCGCCCGGGGGTTTTCGCTGCGTGCGCTGCACGACGGCGATCTGCCCTGGCTGCGCGACCTGTACGCCAGCACCCGCGCCGAGGAAATGGCACCGGTGCCATGGCCGGATGCCACCAAGCGGGCGTTCCTCGACCAGCAGTTCGACCTGCAGCACCGCCATTACCTCGCCCACTACGGCGATGCCGATTTCCTGGCGCTGGAACGCGACGGGCATGGCCCGGTCGGTCGCTGTTACCTGCTGCGCGCGGCACCGGACCACGTGCTCGTGGATATCAGCCTGTTCCCGGCGCAGCGCGGCACCGGGCTGGGCGGCGCAATGATCAGACACAGCCAGCGCGAGGCCGCCGCGCTGGGGCGTGGCATGCGGCTGCATGTGCTGCAGGCCAATCCGGGCGCGCGCAGGCTCTACGAACGGCTGGGCTTCGTGGTGGAGGGCGAGGCGGGAACGTACCAGGCGATGCACTGGTCACCGGTGCCTGGCTGA
- a CDS encoding nicotinamidase: MYGNDTALLVIDLQPDFMPGGALPCHQGDAIVPGIAALLARRHYATVVATQDWHPADHASFASQHAGRRPFESIPLHGHAQTLWPDHCVQGTAGAALHPQVDWSSADLILRKGSHRQVDSYSAFRENHGPRGERPATGLAGWLHERGISEVHVCGLARDYCVLWSAQDAAISGFRVRFLWELTRPVSPEGDEATRIALIEGGIDIVA; the protein is encoded by the coding sequence ATGTACGGCAATGACACCGCCCTGCTGGTGATCGACCTGCAACCCGACTTCATGCCCGGCGGCGCGCTGCCGTGCCACCAGGGCGATGCCATCGTGCCGGGTATCGCCGCGCTGCTGGCGCGGCGCCACTACGCCACCGTCGTGGCTACCCAGGACTGGCATCCGGCCGACCATGCGTCGTTCGCCAGCCAGCACGCCGGCCGCCGGCCGTTCGAGTCGATCCCGCTGCACGGCCATGCGCAGACGCTGTGGCCGGACCACTGCGTGCAGGGCACCGCAGGCGCGGCACTGCACCCGCAGGTGGACTGGAGCAGCGCCGACCTGATCCTGCGCAAGGGCAGCCATCGCCAGGTGGATTCGTACAGCGCGTTCCGCGAGAACCACGGCCCGCGCGGCGAGCGCCCGGCCACCGGCCTGGCCGGCTGGCTGCACGAGCGCGGCATCAGCGAGGTGCACGTCTGCGGGCTGGCGCGCGACTACTGCGTACTGTGGAGCGCGCAGGACGCGGCGATCAGCGGCTTCCGCGTGCGGTTCCTGTGGGAGCTGACGCGGCCGGTGTCGCCCGAGGGCGACGAAGCCACCCGCATCGCGCTGATCGAAGGCGGGATCGACATCGTGGCGTGA
- a CDS encoding formyltetrahydrofolate deformylase, whose protein sequence is MRPDYILTLSCPDRTGIVYRVSGLLFEAGCNILDAQQFGDEESGRFFLRVHFDMAAAGDAAALRERLAQLGAEYAMDWQLHDARRRARLLVLVSRQGHCLNDLLFRAHSGQLRVDIAAVASNHADFASLSGSYGVPFHHLPVDAGNRVQQERQLLDLVERERIDLVVLARYMQILSPQLCQALAGRAINIHHSFLPSFKGAQPYHQAHARGVKIIGATAHYVTSDLDEGPIIEQDVARVDHAMTPRELVRLGSDTESLVLARAVRRHVEHRILLNGHRTVVFR, encoded by the coding sequence ATGCGACCCGATTACATCCTTACCCTTTCCTGCCCGGACCGTACCGGCATCGTCTACCGTGTCTCCGGCCTGCTGTTTGAGGCCGGCTGCAACATCCTCGACGCCCAGCAGTTCGGCGACGAGGAAAGCGGCCGTTTCTTCCTGCGCGTGCACTTCGACATGGCCGCGGCCGGCGACGCGGCGGCGCTGCGCGAACGCCTGGCACAACTGGGCGCGGAGTACGCCATGGACTGGCAACTGCACGACGCGCGCCGCCGCGCGCGGCTGCTGGTGCTGGTCAGCAGGCAGGGGCATTGCCTGAACGACCTGCTGTTCCGCGCGCACAGCGGCCAGCTGCGGGTGGACATCGCCGCGGTGGCCTCCAACCACGCGGATTTCGCCAGCCTGTCCGGTTCCTACGGCGTGCCGTTCCACCATCTACCGGTGGACGCGGGCAACCGCGTGCAGCAGGAACGGCAACTGCTCGACCTGGTCGAGCGCGAACGCATCGACCTGGTGGTGCTGGCCCGCTACATGCAGATCCTGTCGCCGCAGCTGTGCCAAGCGCTGGCCGGCCGCGCGATCAACATCCACCACAGCTTCCTGCCCAGCTTCAAGGGCGCCCAGCCGTACCACCAGGCGCACGCGCGCGGGGTCAAGATCATCGGCGCCACCGCGCACTACGTCACCAGCGACCTGGACGAAGGCCCGATCATCGAGCAGGACGTGGCCCGCGTGGACCATGCCATGACGCCGCGCGAGCTGGTGCGGCTGGGCAGCGACACCGAATCGCTGGTGCTGGCCCGCGCCGTGCGCCGCCACGTCGAGCACCGCATCCTGCTCAACGGCCACCGCACCGTGGTGTTCCGCTGA
- a CDS encoding oxidoreductase: MSLLFSPLSLGPLSLSNRIVIAPMCQYSADDGRATSWHAQHLGTLSQSGAGLLILEATAVEPRGRISWADLGLWDDATEAALGEVLAAVRRWSKMPVGIQLAHAGRKASTARPWDGGGAIAPGQAHGWQVLAPSALPFNAGDPVPQALDAAGIDALVEAFAAAARRAARLGLELIEIHAAHGYLLHQFLSPLSNHRDDDYGGSLDNRMRLLLRVFDAVRAAVPAGVAVGVRISATDWVDGGWDLAQSIAVARALEARGSDFIHVSSGGLDPRQQIPVAPGYQVPLASAIKAQVAMPVMAVGLITEPRQAEAILAEGHADAIGIARAILYDPRWPWHAAAELGAQVHAAPQYLRCQPHGLRALFG; the protein is encoded by the coding sequence GTGAGCCTTCTGTTCTCGCCGCTGTCGCTCGGCCCCCTGTCGCTGTCCAACCGCATCGTCATCGCACCGATGTGCCAGTACTCGGCCGATGATGGCCGTGCCACCAGCTGGCATGCCCAGCACCTGGGCACGCTGTCGCAGTCCGGCGCCGGGTTGCTGATCCTGGAGGCCACGGCGGTCGAACCCCGCGGCCGCATCAGCTGGGCCGACCTGGGGCTGTGGGACGATGCCACCGAGGCGGCGCTGGGCGAGGTGCTGGCCGCGGTACGGCGCTGGTCGAAGATGCCCGTCGGCATCCAGCTGGCGCACGCCGGGCGCAAGGCGTCCACCGCGCGGCCCTGGGACGGCGGTGGCGCCATCGCCCCCGGCCAGGCGCATGGCTGGCAGGTGCTGGCGCCGTCGGCGCTGCCGTTCAACGCCGGTGATCCGGTGCCGCAGGCGCTGGACGCGGCCGGCATCGACGCGCTGGTGGAGGCCTTCGCCGCGGCCGCGCGGCGCGCGGCGCGGCTGGGCCTGGAACTGATCGAGATCCATGCCGCCCACGGGTACCTGCTGCACCAGTTCCTGTCGCCGTTGAGCAACCATCGCGACGATGACTACGGCGGCTCGCTGGACAACCGCATGCGCCTGCTGCTGCGGGTGTTCGACGCGGTGCGCGCGGCAGTGCCGGCGGGTGTCGCGGTGGGCGTGCGGATCTCCGCCACCGACTGGGTGGACGGTGGCTGGGACCTGGCGCAGAGCATCGCCGTGGCCCGCGCACTGGAAGCACGCGGCAGCGATTTCATCCACGTCTCCAGCGGCGGCCTGGACCCGCGCCAGCAGATTCCGGTGGCGCCGGGCTACCAGGTGCCGCTGGCCAGTGCGATCAAGGCGCAGGTCGCCATGCCGGTGATGGCGGTGGGGCTGATCACCGAGCCACGCCAGGCCGAAGCGATCCTGGCCGAAGGCCATGCCGACGCCATCGGCATCGCCCGCGCCATCCTCTACGACCCGCGCTGGCCGTGGCACGCGGCAGCCGAGCTTGGCGCGCAGGTGCACGCCGCGCCGCAGTACCTGCGTTGCCAGCCGCACGGGCTGCGCGCGCTGTTCGGGTAG
- a CDS encoding NAD-dependent deacetylase (Modulates the activities of several enzymes which are inactive in their acetylated form): MAVRPDDAGIHVPGAADARLAAFVARHRRLLLLTGAGCSTDSGIPDYRDADGQWKRTPPVDYRAFMADAAVRRRYWARSLAGWPRFGYARPNATHQALAALEAAGRVELLLTQNVDGLHQRAGSRRVIDLHGRLDQVRCMGCGARSPREALQQRLLEANPWWATAQAAQAPDGDADLEGDFSGFVVPDCLACGGLLKPDVVFFGENVPRERVADVHAHLQRADAVLVVGSSLMVYSGFRFVDAAARAGLPVAAVNLGRTRADALLSLKVEQPCAQALAFLLDGSWAAAKTQ; encoded by the coding sequence ATGGCGGTGCGGCCGGATGACGCCGGCATCCACGTTCCGGGCGCGGCGGATGCGCGGCTGGCGGCATTCGTCGCCCGCCACCGGCGGCTGCTGCTGCTGACCGGCGCTGGGTGCAGCACCGATTCGGGCATTCCCGATTACCGCGATGCCGACGGCCAGTGGAAGCGCACGCCGCCGGTGGACTACCGCGCGTTCATGGCCGACGCGGCCGTGCGCCGGCGCTATTGGGCGCGCAGCCTGGCCGGTTGGCCGCGCTTCGGTTACGCCCGGCCCAATGCCACCCACCAGGCGCTGGCCGCGCTGGAGGCGGCCGGCCGGGTGGAACTGCTGTTGACCCAGAACGTGGACGGCCTGCACCAGCGCGCCGGCAGCCGGCGCGTGATCGACCTGCACGGGCGGCTGGATCAGGTGCGCTGCATGGGCTGCGGCGCGCGTTCGCCGCGCGAGGCACTGCAGCAGCGCCTGCTCGAGGCCAACCCCTGGTGGGCGACTGCACAAGCAGCACAGGCGCCTGATGGCGACGCCGACCTGGAGGGCGATTTCAGCGGCTTCGTGGTACCGGACTGCCTGGCCTGTGGCGGCCTGCTCAAGCCGGATGTGGTGTTCTTTGGCGAGAACGTGCCGCGCGAACGCGTGGCCGACGTGCATGCGCACCTGCAGCGCGCCGACGCGGTGCTGGTGGTCGGCTCGTCGCTGATGGTCTATTCCGGGTTCCGCTTCGTCGATGCCGCGGCCCGGGCCGGGCTGCCGGTGGCCGCGGTCAACCTCGGCCGGACCCGCGCCGACGCGCTGCTGTCGCTGAAAGTGGAGCAGCCATGCGCGCAGGCGTTGGCGTTCCTGCTCGACGGCAGCTGGGCGGCGGCCAAGACGCAGTGA
- a CDS encoding acyl-CoA thioesterase, whose product MNATPSIVPPTEVRMVEIVFPNHTNHLGTLFGGQAMAWMDKAAFLAAARYSRRTVVTAHSDQVDFKLPIRIGEMVETVGRVVEVGRSSMTVQVELIAEDLHSGERKLCTRGHFVMVALDADGRPTSVPPLPAQA is encoded by the coding sequence ATGAATGCCACGCCCAGCATCGTCCCGCCCACCGAAGTGCGCATGGTGGAGATCGTCTTTCCCAACCACACCAACCACCTGGGCACCCTGTTCGGCGGCCAGGCGATGGCATGGATGGACAAGGCGGCCTTCCTGGCCGCCGCGCGCTATTCGCGGCGCACCGTGGTCACTGCGCATTCGGACCAGGTGGACTTCAAGCTGCCGATCCGCATCGGCGAGATGGTCGAAACCGTCGGACGGGTGGTCGAGGTCGGGCGCAGCTCGATGACGGTGCAGGTCGAGCTGATCGCCGAGGACCTGCACAGCGGCGAGCGCAAGCTGTGCACGCGCGGCCACTTCGTGATGGTGGCGCTGGATGCCGACGGGCGCCCGACCTCGGTGCCGCCGCTGCCGGCGCAGGCCTGA
- a CDS encoding ribonucleoside-diphosphate reductase gives MTPLAPHSSSLTPLLLDPGFELTLRPMRYPQFYDMYRDAIKNSWTVDEINFQIDITDLHHKMTAADRHLIHRLVAFFATGDSIVSNNLVLNLYQHLNAPEARMYLSRQLYEEALHVQFYLTLLDNYLPDPEERFRAFAAVENIASIKKKADFCFKWIDSIQGLKRIETREQRRQFLLNQICFAACIEGLFFFAAFAYVYYFRSRGLLPGLASGTNWVFRDESCHMEFAFECVRTIRAEEPDLFDAAMERQVYEMLAEAIECEVQFAEDVLSGGVAGISTRDMRQYLQHCADNHFVKLGMAKQYNVRNPLPFMELQDVQELTNFFERRVSAYQVGVQGEVAFDMNF, from the coding sequence GTGACCCCTCTCGCTCCTCACTCCTCTTCACTCACTCCTCTTCTTCTCGACCCGGGCTTCGAACTGACCCTGCGCCCGATGCGCTACCCGCAGTTCTATGACATGTACCGCGATGCGATCAAGAACAGCTGGACGGTCGACGAGATCAACTTCCAGATCGACATCACCGACCTGCACCACAAGATGACCGCGGCCGACCGCCACCTGATCCACCGCCTGGTGGCGTTCTTCGCCACCGGCGATTCCATCGTTTCCAACAACCTGGTGCTGAACCTGTACCAGCACCTCAACGCGCCGGAAGCACGCATGTACCTGTCGCGCCAGCTGTATGAAGAAGCGCTGCACGTGCAGTTCTACCTGACCCTGCTGGACAACTACCTGCCCGACCCGGAAGAGCGCTTCCGGGCCTTCGCCGCGGTGGAGAACATCGCCTCGATCAAGAAGAAGGCCGACTTCTGCTTCAAGTGGATCGACTCGATCCAGGGGCTCAAGCGCATCGAGACCCGCGAGCAGCGGCGCCAGTTCCTGCTCAACCAGATCTGCTTCGCCGCCTGCATCGAGGGTCTGTTCTTCTTCGCCGCGTTCGCCTACGTGTACTACTTCCGCTCGCGCGGGCTGCTGCCGGGGCTGGCATCGGGCACCAACTGGGTGTTCCGCGACGAAAGCTGCCACATGGAGTTCGCCTTCGAATGCGTGCGCACCATCCGCGCCGAGGAACCGGACCTGTTCGACGCGGCGATGGAGCGCCAGGTCTACGAGATGCTGGCCGAGGCCATCGAATGCGAGGTGCAGTTCGCCGAGGACGTGCTGTCCGGCGGCGTGGCCGGTATTTCCACCCGCGACATGCGCCAGTACCTGCAGCACTGCGCCGACAACCATTTCGTCAAGCTCGGCATGGCCAAGCAGTACAACGTGCGCAACCCGCTGCCGTTCATGGAGCTGCAGGACGTGCAGGAGCTGACCAACTTCTTCGAGCGCCGGGTCTCGGCCTACCAGGTCGGCGTACAGGGCGAAGTCGCCTTCGACATGAATTTCTGA